The Gallaecimonas pentaromativorans genome includes the window ATTGGCACCCGTATCTTCGGCCCGGTGACTCGTGAACTGCGTTCTGAGAAGTTCATGAAGATCATCTCTCTGGCGCCGGAAGTACTGTAAGGAGTATCCCAATGGCAGCGAAAATTCGTCGTGACGATGAAGTGATCGTGCTGACCGGCAAAGACAAGGGCAAGCGTGGCAAAGTCACCAAGGTCCTGGCTACCGGCAAGCTGATCGTTGAAGGCGTAAACGTCATCAAAAAACACCAAAAGCCCAACCCCTACCTGGGTGTTCAGGGTGGCATTGTTGAAAAAGAAGCCCCTATTCAGGTTTCCAACGTAGCCATCTACAACCCCAAAACTGGCAAGGCTGACCGTGTCGGTTTCCGTTTTGAAGAAGGCCAAAAGGTCCGTTTCTTCAAATCCAATAACGAAGTCATCAACTGATTTTTGGAGTAAACGATGGCGAAACTGCATGATTTCTACAAAGAGACTGTAGTGCCTGGGCTCGTTACCGAGTTCGGCTACAAGACAGTCATGCAAGTCCCTCGGATTGAGAAAATCACCCTTAACATGGGTGTAGGTGAAGCTGTGGCTGATAAAAAGCTGCTGGATAATGCCTCTGCCGATCTGGCAGCCATTTCCGGTCAGAAGCCGCTCATCACCAAAGCGCGTAAATCCGTGGCG containing:
- the rplX gene encoding 50S ribosomal protein L24, producing MAAKIRRDDEVIVLTGKDKGKRGKVTKVLATGKLIVEGVNVIKKHQKPNPYLGVQGGIVEKEAPIQVSNVAIYNPKTGKADRVGFRFEEGQKVRFFKSNNEVIN